The Phyllopteryx taeniolatus isolate TA_2022b chromosome 2, UOR_Ptae_1.2, whole genome shotgun sequence nucleotide sequence AGgtatattgtgtaaaaaaaaaaaaaatatatatatatatatatatatatatatatatatatattttattaatttttttgcatcaaGTGTTCACAGTGACCTTGGAACCCCGCGGTCGGGTGTGGGCACCCCTCACTCTGATGGAGAAGGGTCAGGCCGAGTGAACCATTCAGATGACGAGAAGTGGGAAGGCGGGGCTAAGAgtgaccaatcagaggacgaaGAGGAGAAACGGCAATACTCGGATGAAGACAGGGAGAACTCTGACGATGAAGGGCCCAGGAACAGAAAGTCAGGTTGGTACTCATAATGCTCTGTCATTGCTGGGCGAGTGTTTCTTCAAGGAAAGACCAAAACTACAACAGATACCGTATGTAGATGCAAAACAATTTGTATATGTAGAAGAATGGATAGAATTATATATAATCAAGACTCCCAAGAAATAGCTGGAGAGCATGGCcatcaaaaaatattgaatgagTTTCATTTCCCAATTCGTTTGAATGACAAGATCATTTATTGTAAAGTTGCGATGGAGACAGCAAACAAGATAAGGATAAAAACGTGATTGCAAACATAGCAGTCTGATAAATAAAACTCTAAACTCTTGCTACAGTGTTGTGATGAGTTTTTACTGGTGAGGGCAAGCAGTGAACACAGTTGCTAAGATGGTTTGTGTAATATATACATAATCACTCAATTTACTTGTGGAGCTCATTTCATGGAATTGAAGTGCTGTTAAACTGTTCGATCCCCCCCAcaaaaacaccaccattttttttttttttttttttaataaactgagTATTgcggttgttgttgtgactttagGCTTGTCCTATCAGGAGTTGCCACAGCTAGTCAGtattgtaaagtataaatataaaaacataagagaaaagaaataataaactgtttaattttgATAGGTCTaaaaaaagctgaaagtcacacCCATACACACACGTTGACGTGTGCCTTTAAAGGACGTGGCCGAGTTCTGACTCGATTTACTACGCGGTTAGTGCCGATTTTGCTTGTGCCCCACGTTCcccttgcaagtgttttcattttgtatttgtctttttgcCTGTTTGTCCCTTTTCAATCAACATCTGAAAGTGCATTGGCGACTGTCACacacctttcccccccccccccccccccacttcactCAAGTCGAAGCTCGCTAGTAAAATCGCAAGAAAGCGAACAAGCGATGGATCATGTAACGTGTGCACAATACGTGTtacaaaaagtcacacaaacacagtagATGAACTGATCCCACTGTTTCTTGCTTTAATttactgttttgtattttctagAATCTGCAAAGGGAAGCGATAGCGAAGATGATTTCATCCATAGGagaagcaaagcaaaagccgcTTCAGACTCCGATTCTGACAGCGACATGGGTGCAGATGATAGTAAGAGGCCCTGAAGAGTGTCCACATTtcacagctcttttttttttccttttggagTTGAAAAGGTAATTTCTTCTGTGCTACCACGCAGACAAGAAGTCTGCGGCGGATGATCTTTTCGGCGAGGCTGATGACATCTCTTCTGACAGTGACGCAGAAAAGCCGCCGACCCCGGGACAGCCCATGGTATCTACCTGCACTTTTGCATTACGATCTCCTTCATTTTTAATGAGAACTACCAAACTGTGTTGCCCTCAGAGCCTTCCGCTAAGACTCTTGTCGCTAATCCTGCTTTTTATCATGGCTCATTGAAGCTTGCAGAGTTTGATGAGCTGTTCTCTTTAGGATACAGAAGATGGCCTGGAAGGGGAACAGGCAGAGGAGGAGCCTGTGCCTGAGACTCGTATCGAAGTAGAGATACCCAAAGTCAGCACTGACCTTGGCTCTGATCTTTACTTTGTTAAGCTGCCCAACTTCCTCTCCGTAGAGCCCAGGTCAGAGCCAATTCAACTTTATAAATGCATGTGAATTCAGATATCTTTTAATATAACGTGAATGTTTAAGCTGACTTCAATTGAATTTCCCCTTCGCAGACCTTTTGACCCACAGTACtatgaggatgaatttgaagaCGAGGAAATGCTGGATGAAGAAGGACGCACCAGGCTCAAACTGAAGGTGTGTCTACCATTATAGCTGAATGTCTGGGTATTTGCCCCATTTgtaatttcttatttttcttatatttatcacacttaaatgtGTCACATCATCACCGCAAATTTTAATATCTCACAAAGAcgacagtaaatataaaatgcagtttgtaaagagagaaaaaaaccatCCAACCTGTATGACACTATTGAGAAAGTAATTGCCTCCTGAACCTAGTAAGTGGTTGTGCCACTCTTGGCAGTAAAAGTTAAATCCAGCTGTTGCGATAACTGCTGAAGAGTCTTTTGCATCGCTGTGGAGGAactttggcccactcttctttATAGAATAGTTTTAACTTGGTCATATTGGATGGTTTCAGAGCGTGAACTGCGTTAAATGCCAAACCACAGCATCGCATTGGGATTAAACTTTGATTTGACCACTCATGAACCTTAATTTTGGTTTAtttgaacacctcagatgtggaCTTACTGGTATGTTTTGTATTATCCTGTTGTATAAACCAAGAGCGCTTGAGCTCGGAGGTCCAAACTGATGACGGGATGGTTGCCTGCAGGATTTTCTGGTGGACATCTGAAATCATTGCTGCATTCATCACAGAAAGTCATCCAGGCCCTGAAATAACAAGCAGCCCCAGACCCACACTGCCATCACCGTGTTTGACTATAGTCATGATGTTTTTGTTCTcaaatgctgttatttttagGCAAGGTATAACAGGCGCGCACCTTCCCAAAAAGTACTTTAGTCAGCCCATGTCAACTAAATGCAATGTAGAAATTAAGATTGGCATTAAATCAGAATTAGGCACTTGAACCTGTTGTGTGACTCCAGCCTATTTGATTTCCTTTGTGAGCATCTATTGGGCCCTTTCAATGTAAAAGCATGAGCTGTTCCATATGAAATGAGCCTTGATATTACATCGGACTTGATGCTGTGAAAGCTGCTTATCTGTGACTGACTGTGAATCCTTGCCTTTCCCAGGTGGAGAACACCATTCGGTGGCGAGTCAAGCGAGACGAGGAAGGAAACGAAACACGGGAAAGCAACGCGCGCATCGTCAAATGGTCCGATGGGAGGTACGTCTTAAAGATCAAGCCATTCCTTTGCCTGAGTTCTCTCTAAACGGCAGGCCCTCCACTTTTTGCGCTCTTCTTTTTGCTACAAGCATGTCCCTCCACCTGGGGAATGAAGTGTTTGACGTTTACAAAGCTCCTCTTCAGGGAGACCACAACCACCTGTTTATCCGCCAGGGTACTGGCCTGCAGGGACAGGCTGTGTTCAAAACCAAGCTCACGTTCAGGTACTTGCATCCCCTTCTGTGGTCTTATTAATAATCAATGAAGGCGTTGTTCGAGGCAGAAACCTTCGCCTAAGATATGAAGTCTCAAGGAATACTGCGGGGTCCTCTGCTGTGTATTGCTGTAATAAGGCACAAGCTGAGTCTTATTCCAAGCAACAATAGCAACCTCTATTCACGCATAATTGAGAAATGTGCTCCAAGTCCTTGAATTAGCTTGTGCAAGCTGCCCAGGTTTGCGTAATCCTCTTAGCTACCACTTGTCCACCTGGAAGTTCTGTCTTCTCAGACCACACGGGACTAGTAGAATGCCTTCCAAAGCGGATTTAATACACAACAGCCCTACACTCTCATCTACTCAGATTGGACATCGCCTTTTCTTCTAATGGGGCACTGTGTTTTGATGCATATCGCTGCAGTGATTTACCGAGTCGTTGCCAAAGTTTTTAGTAATAATTATGAAACTTTTAACTTAGCTTCCAGTGCATAAGAGTACTGTTGCTGCAAAAATGCAACCAACCGATCAGCCAGGATTAGaattcccttctttttttttttttttgaaagttaCACGTGCCTGACAAAAGACTAATAAGAATTGTGTCAaagtgattgttgattaattctCTAggtctaattaaaaaaaagtgcactaaTTGACTGAAACCAGCATAGGCGCCGTTGACCTAGTTTgctattttaaaacaacataatGGCAAttatgggaagttgagctcaTGTAAAAGATAATAATCCGGACCGTGCCGCGATATAGGGACCATATAAATAATGGTACCCCTTCCGCAACCTATAAAAACATTTAGACTAATAAAGCCATGCTTagacttattaaaacacaaccctttagtattccttagcacctgtttTCACTTTCAAGAACTGGGATACTATCGTATAGCATCCCTGTGAGCAGACAAAAAGAATACGCACTCACACAATTCTCCAAAAAAGAGCCCAAAGCATGCTTGctcccatttgaagtttactgtaaagctGACACATATTGGCACGGTGGTAGTAATTGAAGGTGCGCAACTCTGAATTCAGGCTTGCCTGtactaaaaaaaaccaaatcaaaagttaaaaaggcgattgcttaaaaatctgaTATAGTGGTGGTGCGAACAATGAACCATAAtatagcaggggttcactgtgatTTATTCTGGCATCATTTCATATATACTGTCCATTTTTCTCGCCAGGCCCCACTCCACTGACAGCGCCACACACAGGAAGATGACCTTGTCCCTGGCCGACCGTTGTTCCAAGACGCAGAAAATCCGAATCCTGCCAATGGCCGGACGAGATCCAGAGTCGCATCGTAATGAAATGATCAAGGTAACGCAGGGTCTGTTGTGTTTATGTTGTGAGAACCCTCTTAccaaaaccagaaaaaaaaaatccaaatggtCTTTTGTGTCTAGTACACACACATCACAGCTGCTTACATAAAGACACATGGTGGCACGCTtacataataatacatttggaCGGTGGTCAGCAACACTGACATTATGTCACCGAGACCGAGACTGAGGCTGCTTATGTCTGTGCTGTGAACCCAAACAAAAGCTGCTGATAGCATCCATCAGAACAAAGCACTCGAGCCAGTTGCCTCTCTTTGGCACGGCTAATTATATCGATAGACGTAATTGAGCgagtcgtttttgtttttttttacccttttccgaaagagaaaagaaattcaacaaacaagaaaagtccAGTTCTGTCGATTCagcctttgcggattaccatgacctggatgactgagaatctacacagacctaaagaaggggaaaaaaaactacatttttagcATGTGCGTTagtatttttaattgatattgtgacagtgcGTTAAAGATTTACAAAGGTAATTCCACAAAGCGTGGTGCTTGGGCTCGCATACCTGACTCGCGTATGTGCCGTAGCACAGCGGTTGGAAAGGACCTGGCTATGTTGTTCGACTACAAAACCACGTAGTCTAGTGTATCATGGCCAATGAATATCAATTCACCATCAGTAATTCCATTTTTGGGCACTCGGTCCGCTGAGGGCCAAAAGATCGTTTTGCATCATAATAGTAGAATACATCAGAACAGATTCAATCGAGTGTCCAACTGGTGTCCCTCAAtgtagaaagaggaggagcGGCTGCGAGCGTCGATCCGCAGAGAGTCGCAGCAGAGGAGGATGAGGGAGAAGCAGCACCAGAGAGGCCTGAGCAGCAGCTACCTGGAGCCCGATCGCTATGACGACGACGAAGAAGGGGAGGAGTCCATCAGTTTGGCAGCCATCAAGGGCAAAtacaaaggaggaggaggaggaggaggcttgAGAGGTGAGCACTAATCACTGTAATTGACTTCAGTACTTATTTTTCGGACCATGTTGTACTTTTGCTCGTCGTTACATTGGAAAGTgcatatctgtactttctaattcttactttgtcaaaatgggcTTGTTACATTTTACAATGTACGAGGATGAGTGCCCTAAAATCTGTGCTCGCCCCGTTCGGTCAAGCgcactcaaatgtttgcaataTGTCAAGGTTCGGCTTTATCACGGTATTAATCTCACAGTACGCTAATTATTGCGGTGTTGTGGGAAAACGCGTGGTATTGCAGGAAGGCCGACTGTGCAGGCGGGGCGAAGAGGTGCACGCAGCAATTGCGAAAAACCTCTCTTATTCTTGCTCGCCGAGTCCTTCTCAGTAGACTTCAGTAGTTTCTGTCCGTTTTCCCACAGGTTTTTGCTCAAAAGACATCTGCACAACCTTTATGACCGTGCCCTTCTATCCCcgtccatccaatgtttacCCTCCGCAGCAGTGATCATGCCATGCAAAATGACTGCCAACTAACAAGAGATTATTTGCTCGAGTCCAAAAATTGAAGTCAAGTCACAAAAGGCAGACACACTCTTAAAGGCAGCACAGGCTTAGACACAGCCAAGTAACAATAAACCAAATAATCACGGGACTCCTCATCTGAAATAAACATACaggtaaagtatttttttccagttatcATCAACTAATTGATCaactcgactttcatcacattttagttgactacaaaaaaaaatcatgtcgtTCAACCCCTAGTGTCTAATGATTTGCCTTTTCTCTTCTTAGTACGAGCgctaagttaataaaagagggaaactattttgtgtggcGTAATtgattgtatattttttcaagttgttGATCAAAGACTGGTATTGTATGTAGTTGACGGctacaagtatctgtacttctaacGTAAGCACAGAGCGTTAGTACATTTGCTACCCGTAGCccgtaatggacatgttggaaATCTCCTTTTATGTTCACGAAGGTTTATTTTATGAGGTCACCCACAGTCGTGCTCTATCTAACTCAATCCAGAGGAACGAGCGAGGATCTACTCGTCCGACAGCGATGAAGGCTCCGACGACGACAAGGCGCAGAGGCTGATTAAGGCCAAAAAGCTGGACAGTGACGAGGTGAGTGCCATATGCCAGCCTGCACACAGATGGCAGTGCGCTGCCGACCAGCGCTAAGGCCGAAAATCCGGCTTGTCCACACAATGCCGAAAAAAGTGCCGACCCAAGTTTTCCACTTGAAAGAATGTGCAACTAGCACTAGTAATCTATctggtcgtttttttttttttaaatcatttatcaTAGGTAagtgaacaaagatacattatttggaaATAACGAGATAACATTTGTGAAAATGGATTGGGAGATATGAGCCGTcgtttaatgccactcctagttgacgttgactgtcaaactaaacgtaatacaaagacaattacacgttGCGTATTTATGCTTTGTGTtatgagtgtggtcacggaatgaaacAAAGgtttatctcaaggcaccactttatttTGAGTAAAAGCATATTAcgaaactgttttaaattttgaggggggggggatttattTTCAAGTTGTGATTGGGAATTTTTCCTTGTGCTTATTGCAGGAGGGTGAGGGGTCAGGCAAACGAAAGGCAGAGGATGATGACGAAATTACCACAAAGAAGGCCAAGAAATATGTAATCAgtgatgaagaagaggaggaggaagaagaggaggaggtggagggagCAGAGGgggaggaagtggaggaggaggaggaggaggatgatgaatAACtcttattacattatttttttttttattctttcaccGAACCATCAATGCCCAGCCCACATGGCTGATAAACAGACATCCcttgttttgtatattttgtaggTGTGTACAGTTGCACGAATGCTTATGTCGTGTGCAGCTGAGGCGAGAAATAAAGAAACAGTTCTCTTATGTAACTCATCGCTCCCAAGGCcttttctaactttttttttttttaacaatatgatTCAAATGCATGAGTCAGACAATAGCAAGGTtatgaaatttaaaatgtatatattttttcccaataaaAGAGGGGTTATTTGCGTACTACTTTATCAATGCTACAAAGTGGCTTTGTATCGAGACCTGACTGACAGTGAATGAAAGGAAACAATCAAATTTAACAAAGCACTTTCTGTCAAGCGTTATTACGTCAACTGAGTCAATGTCAATAACACCAGGTGCCTTTGAGACGTCCCAATGTCACCTCCAACAATTTCAATTAACTTCATTGTTTTAAGTAGAATTTATCCTGTTAGAAATGCATATGGGTTCagcgttttattttatttatataattttattattaactACAAGCAGACGATGTATATTGATGACATTTTTGGCTTATGTAAGCTTTCATGAGCActgttttacaaatatatttgaaatcaaTGAAGGTTTGTCCACTAAGtaatatttcactatgacagagtggacatttTAAGCTTAACAACGTCCGgctacacataaaaaaatatgaaagaccgcagtttcattcatttcagGATGACTGAGcctgatgaggacaccaaagaTGCTTGGCAGGAATGAATGCAGCAGGTTCATttcttaaacaaaataaataaaaactcttAAGGTTATAACGTGGGCTTGCAACCATTCTGCAACAGTTTATTACAGCAGTTCtcagaagagtggaagctgtaAAAGCTGCCAAAAGTGGACTGATtatcaaagtgttttttttccccattttaatttcataaaGCTGCACTGTCTAAAGTTAGACTTTAACATTGCCACAAGTAATGTAAGTTCCATTTTGCTTATTTTAACATagtatgtttttgttcttctagAATACTTATTCAGCTACACTTGCTTTGAGCGCCCATCAAGACAATTTTAGTATAAATGATGTAAAGTTGACAAATGAGATGTCAATGTGGCAGTCCAGTGACGTCACTgctcctgatgctctgacagcgAGAGCTTACGTGGCTTTGTCTCCATCCCCAATGAACCAAACGGTATGACAGGAATGTATGAATGCGAAAACTGCTGGTTGCCGATTCGAGTTCATCTGGTTCATTCGGTGTCACACGGAAACACGCTCATTGAACACGTAATCAAAACAACACAATGTTTTACAATGGTTgctgaaataacaaatgtgatgtcataaaacaaaaatgtccagaaaatgcaaattaagtattgctttttttgtggtattaaaaaaaatatatattttaaactaaCTCAACTGGCCTGgacaaaaaattgaaaaggtgTCTTAACATGTCTTTGAATTGAACGTTTGTAGGTAAAACAAAAGAGACCGAAATGTTCAACCCTCTATAATTTCATTTAACGAAGGTAGAGTGTCCACTACCTTCATGCTAACATTACATATCATGCAAAACGCCAGCTCATGGAAATTAGCATCGAGGTTACAGTCATTCTTTAGTACACGTGGCATCTCTTTCAGCGGACCTCGGTGCCACCTGGCGtgttgtggcacaatgtggtaccACAATTAGAAAGTTTTGGCGTGCCTGTATACTGTCGACAATCCACGGGGGGTTCCCTGAATTTGTATCAAAGCAATTAAAACGGCAATTTTCCATAACACTGTATGTGTCCTTTAAGTTTGGCCATATCCTTGCAATCGTCTGGCAACCAGTAAAGGCTGTagcccgcgcacacacacacacacacacacacagctttgaTGCGTGTAAGCGACCCCCTGAGTACTATTCACTCAGTTAAGGTTACAAGATTTTATCTACAAAGGAGGCTCTTggattttcttcaaaaatgttGAGCATTTTTAACAACGCTGCCAGTGTAGTAGTAGTATAAAAAAGGGTAAATTGTTCTCATAGAAAGCCATTTGAGCTTTTGTTTAATAGCCTTGAGTTCCAATTAGCACACTAGTAACATGACCggggcgcactagtagaacgactgcgTCTTACTcgtcacattattttttttaaccactcgtgccacttttggcctacttgTACACAATTAAAGCTTGCTAGTTAGCTACTGTGCTGCGCGGGTAACACTACTACGCCCAACTAGTAAGCATGTGTCACACACTTAATAGCTTCATGGACCCGACTAGTGACACAAAAGTGCCCATCCTCACTAATAAGACTGCACACCAGTGGAATGACTGTatcttactagtaatgtttttgttttgtgtttttctcccCCCCTACTACTGCGTTCCATTACTGTTTGAGAGGGTtgccaaactcattttcattacaggccacattgtagttacgctTTTCCTGAgggggccgttatgactgtgaaaccacatacagtaaatgtttattCTCTTCATCATATGAATACATGTACAGAACACATTGAAGGCtaactagttttaaaaattggaagtcaaggataatagcttgttcaactattgttgaaCTTACTGTAAAAGGGGTTTTGGTATGAAAAACtatatatgacaatttgaaattttggtacagattatAGCAATAATCATGTTttggtttcgcgggccacatgaaatgatgcggtgggccagatctggcccccggggccctgagtttgacacctgcgctGCATGATCTTTCTGTATACTAGTAGGACAGCTACTACTATGTTGCAAAAGGCTTGTGTCTTGCAAAGGGAAGGCATTGTGAGGAGCGATGCGCTGCGCTGCGCTAGCTCAGACTGCAGTGGGTTACGTAAACCCCATTCCACACAGccaagggaagggaagggaagggaagggggCCGGTGCTGCTGGCGCTGGTGGTGGGCAACGGGCAAGAGGGGGGCAACGGTAGCGCTCCACTGTCAGCACTCAAGGTGCGTGAGGCAGAGGGGAGGGCTGCAGCATTTTACCCTGGCAGTTTGTTGCCATATTTCTCTCCGTATCACGAGCTCCATCTTCCCACAGGCCTGTGTAAAACTCTGCAAAGGAAGACGGCGATTGTTCGCTATACTAGTGTCGAGGCCCCTAGGTACAACAGTCACTCGGGGAGCGGGGGGCTCACTGTGACACTAGGTGAGCTGTCAATTACTGAATTTCATGTCACTAGTAGCATACAGaggtcaactagtgcacagttttgccttacGAGTAACATCTCGTTGTGCTACtaaaactgcactagttgacatctgcgcAGTACTAGTACTATGAGTAAAGTGCTTAATGTTAACTGGTAGAATTCTATAATGTCATGAGTAGttcacagttgtcaactagtttCGCCTCACTAGTcccatgtagttgtcctaccaGCATGTCAaaattgtcctactagtgaggacaaagcgtgctctagtacatggacctcaactagtaagacaatttagggcactagtagaatgactgtcgtagaaatagagttttttttttccactactgccttCCAGTAGGcccaagggtgtcaaactcatttttgtcacgggccacattgtagttctGACTTCCTTCGAAAGGCCGTTGTAACTGCAAacccataacaaaaaaaaaaaatgaattatcacctcatataattacacaTACACAACGATGgacaactagttttgaaatcggaagccaataaaaaaaatgtttgttcaacGATTATGACATTTAAAAGGGGGACtggtaacataaaatgcttgtAGTATCATGACGTTATTACAAGTGAAGACAGTTTgcatttttggtattttcacaagaaacacaGAGTCGATGCACATgttttgctttcgcgggccacgtaaaatgatgcggcgggccggatctggccccccaGACCACCGGTTTGACACCCGTGCGCTCGGCAGTCGTAGTGACAAGagatttcatttcacatttgacGTGTGGGCATGAAATGCTAACTCATTTTTTGGATGAAAACAGTTCCAAAGTCATTACTCGGTCAAATGTATACGCACCACGGGAAATCCCATTTAAGATTTCCGCTTTCACTGTCAATGAGAACATTTGAAGCCTTGTGCGGTCTTGCTCCCTGAGTGGCGAGTGTCATCGAGAAGGAAATGTTGCGAAACGAAACGGGATACCGGACAACACGTTTCCAGCTCTGAAAACACACACGGATGAAAATGGAAGCAGTGAAACGACTTCATTCGAATCATCGCGATTTCATTTCAAGCCTAATCAAATATGCTCGTTTAGGAAATTGTCATTTATTCCAAGAGTCATTTCA carries:
- the leo1 gene encoding RNA polymerase-associated protein LEO1 isoform X1, yielding MADMDELFGSDGDSDNEQRESGSGSGSDSEQERPRSVSNASGSGSDSERERDDEDEEEGHEGAKPSMNKELFGDDSEEEEHSQHSGSGHSDNQSERSGNQSDASVHSDQAENEHSDAEQHSGSECGRRDDDEEDEEDGGRRSDGGSPAGSGMSGGGSPHSERGRVRSDRSVHSDLGTPRSGVGTPHSDGEGSGRVNHSDDEKWEGGAKSDQSEDEEEKRQYSDEDRENSDDEGPRNRKSESAKGSDSEDDFIHRRSKAKAASDSDSDSDMGADDNKKSAADDLFGEADDISSDSDAEKPPTPGQPMDTEDGLEGEQAEEEPVPETRIEVEIPKVSTDLGSDLYFVKLPNFLSVEPRPFDPQYYEDEFEDEEMLDEEGRTRLKLKVENTIRWRVKRDEEGNETRESNARIVKWSDGSMSLHLGNEVFDVYKAPLQGDHNHLFIRQGTGLQGQAVFKTKLTFRPHSTDSATHRKMTLSLADRCSKTQKIRILPMAGRDPESHRNEMIKKEEERLRASIRRESQQRRMREKQHQRGLSSSYLEPDRYDDDEEGEESISLAAIKGKYKGGGGGGGLREERARIYSSDSDEGSDDDKAQRLIKAKKLDSDEEGEGSGKRKAEDDDEITTKKAKKYVISDEEEEEEEEEEVEGAEGEEVEEEEEEDDE
- the leo1 gene encoding RNA polymerase-associated protein LEO1 isoform X2 encodes the protein MADMDELFGSDGDSDNEQRESGSGSGSDSEQERPRSVSNASGSGSDSERERDDEDEEEGHEGAKPSMNKELFGDDSEEEEHSQHSGSGHSDNQSERSGNQSDASVHSDQAENEHSDAEQHSGSECGRRDDDEEDEEDGGRRSDGGSPAGSGMSGGGSPHSERGRVRSDRSVHSDLGTPRSGVGTPHSDGEGSGRVNHSDDEKWEGGAKSDQSEDEEEKRQYSDEDRENSDDEGPRNRKSESAKGSDSEDDFIHRRSKAKAASDSDSDSDMGADDNKKSAADDLFGEADDISSDSDAEKPPTPGQPMDTEDGLEGEQAEEEPVPETRIEVEIPKVSTDLGSDLYFVKLPNFLSVEPRPFDPQYYEDEFEDEEMLDEEGRTRLKLKVENTIRWRVKRDEEGNETRESNARIVKWSDGSMSLHLGNEVFDVYKAPLQGDHNHLFIRQGTGLQGQAVFKTKLTFRPHSTDSATHRKMTLSLADRCSKTQKIRILPMAGRDPESHRNEMIKKEEERLRASIRRESQQRRMREKQHQRGLSSSYLEPDRYDDDEEGEESISLAAIKGKYKGGGGGGGLRGLFYEVTHSRALSNSIQRNERGSTRPTAMKAPTTTRRRG